In Streptomyces erythrochromogenes, the DNA window CCGGGTGGTCGTCGCCGAGCCACAGCACGACGGACGTCTTGTCGGCGCCGGTCGGTGCGGCCGGCCGCGCAGGGCGTCCCACCAGTACGAACCGGGTCTCGGCGTTCTCCGCATCGTGGATCTCGGTGACCAGCGGGACGAGGCCGTAGGTGGCGGCGGCGAACTCGCCCGCGAAGGCGGCGTCGAAGCGCCCCTCCTGGACCAGCCGGGCGCCGTCGGCGTTCGAGGCCGCAGACTCCCACACCGCGTCGGGCAGGTTCGCCCGCAGCCAGTTCCGTACCTGTGGCTGGGCGACCGGGTGCCCGGTGACGGTCTTCACGTCCGACAGGGCGGTGCCAGGCCGTACGAGCAGGGCGAACGCGATGGGCAGCAGCACCTCGCGGTAGATCATCAGCGGTTCGCCCGAGGCCAGCTCGTCGAGGGTGGCCGTGACCCCGCCCTCCACCGAGTTCTCGATCGGCACGAGGGCGGCGGCCGCCTCGCCGTTGCGCACGGCGTCCAGGGCGGCCGGCACCGACACCATCGGGACGAGCTCCCGGGTCGCGGCTTCCGGCAGGGTGCGCAGGGCGGCCTCGGTGAAGGTGCCCTCGGGACCGAGATACGTGAAGCGGGTGGCTGACATGCGATCAGCCTAATGCCGGGGTGCCGGCCACCGCGGCGCTGTTCATCCTTCGAGCAGCCGCTGACCCACGTACTCGCCGCTGCGCGGCCCGGGCGGCACCGCGTACAGGCCGCTGGACTCGTGCCGGATGAACGCCGACAGCGCATCCCCGCGGTCGAGCTTGCGCTGTACGGGTACGAACCCGCGCAGCGGGTCGGCCTGCCAGCAGATGAACAGGAGCCCGGCGTCGGGAGCGCCGTCGGAGCCGATCCCGTCGTGGAAGGAGAAGGGGCGCCGCAGCATGGCGGCCCCGCCGTTCTGCTCGGGGGCCGAGATACGGGCGTGGGCGTTGGACGGGATGACGGGCTTGCCGTCGGGGCCGATCTTGTCGAGTTCCATCTCGGTGGTCTCACCGCCCCCCGTCAGCGGGGCGCCGGTGGCCTTGGTCCGGCCGATCACCTGCTCCTGCTGCGCGAGCGACTGCTTGTCCCAGTCGTCGAGGAGCATGCGGATGCGCCTCACGACGGCGTACGAGCCCCCGCCCATCCAGGCGTGCTCCGCGGGCCCGGGGCCCGCGGCGGGAACGAAGATCCGCTTGTCGAAGTCGGGCTCGGAGGGCTTCGGGTTGCCGGTGCCGTCGACCTGCCCCATGAGGTTGCGGGCGGTCATCGGGGTGCCGGTCGCGCCGGGGGACCGGTTGAAGCCGTTCATCTGCCAGCGGATGCGCGCGGCGTCCCCGGCGTCCTTCTGGAGTGCGCGCAGGGCGTGGAAGGCGACGAGTCCGTCGTTCGCGCCGATCTGGACCCACAGGTCGCCGTTGCTGCGCTGGGCGTCGAGCCGGTCGGAGGAGAAGTCGGGCAGCGG includes these proteins:
- the pheA gene encoding prephenate dehydratase, whose translation is MSATRFTYLGPEGTFTEAALRTLPEAATRELVPMVSVPAALDAVRNGEAAAALVPIENSVEGGVTATLDELASGEPLMIYREVLLPIAFALLVRPGTALSDVKTVTGHPVAQPQVRNWLRANLPDAVWESAASNADGARLVQEGRFDAAFAGEFAAATYGLVPLVTEIHDAENAETRFVLVGRPARPAAPTGADKTSVVLWLGDDHPGALLELLQEFAVRGVNLMLIQSRPTGQGIGNYCFAVDAEGHISDRRVSEALMGLKRTCPQVRFLGSYPRAGVAQSDVRSPRHGTTDGDFTAASDWLARCLDGRA
- the efeB gene encoding iron uptake transporter deferrochelatase/peroxidase subunit — its product is MTSVTESNPDIEISRRRLLGTVGAAGAAGLALGGASGALAHSALAGSGSGSATGAAGSLSSLGATQVAFHGDHQAGITTPLQAKGHVVAFDLAPGAGRTEAAALLRRWSDTARRLMAGETAPTADSGIALDAGPSSLTVTFGFGHSFFERTGLGARRPSALDPLPDFSSDRLDAQRSNGDLWVQIGANDGLVAFHALRALQKDAGDAARIRWQMNGFNRSPGATGTPMTARNLMGQVDGTGNPKPSEPDFDKRIFVPAAGPGPAEHAWMGGGSYAVVRRIRMLLDDWDKQSLAQQEQVIGRTKATGAPLTGGGETTEMELDKIGPDGKPVIPSNAHARISAPEQNGGAAMLRRPFSFHDGIGSDGAPDAGLLFICWQADPLRGFVPVQRKLDRGDALSAFIRHESSGLYAVPPGPRSGEYVGQRLLEG